The proteins below come from a single Corynebacterium glyciniphilum AJ 3170 genomic window:
- a CDS encoding AMP-binding protein, with the protein MTAGLNVALTPLRFLDRSATIYPNRTACVDGPRRITFEEMRQDALRLAGALQRRGLRPGARVGMLAANSYEALLAQFAVPLAGGVLVPINTRLAPAEVRYICDHADIGILFGEQDLILACRRTLGSAGLVDTFVLIHNEDGSQPQPQFPDSGVVTTFDDFIAGGDEGNGGDADVRLTFTVVDEDAAIAINYTSGTTGRPKGVVYTHRGAYLAALGMVMTHNYTRDTVYLWTLPMFHCSGWCTGWAAMAATSTQIALRAVRGPEIWRLIDDEGVSSLCGAPAVLATIVGSDDAHPVTNLSIATAGAPPSPTVISACEDLGIDVIHVYGLTETYGPTVACAPQPEWSALSTAERATLKSRQGLAMVTSEEVRVVEQVAKNAPQDVTLVDVPPDGETMGEVVMRGNIVMREYFHNPDATAEAFLGGWFHSGDLAMKHPDGYIQVLDRAKDVVISGGENISTIEVEQAIISHPSVADVSVIGVPDDTWGEALRAYVVLSPGVEPDATLEQAVIDHCRGLIAGYKVPRDYRVIEELPRTSTGKVRKNVLRDEAGSENQGENPPGARRGPEE; encoded by the coding sequence ATGACTGCCGGCCTGAATGTCGCCCTCACCCCGCTCCGCTTCCTGGACCGCAGCGCCACGATTTACCCGAACCGCACCGCCTGCGTGGACGGCCCACGCCGAATCACGTTCGAGGAGATGCGTCAGGACGCACTCCGTCTCGCCGGCGCACTGCAACGCCGCGGCCTGCGCCCGGGAGCGCGCGTCGGCATGCTCGCAGCGAACAGCTACGAGGCGCTCCTCGCCCAGTTCGCCGTCCCGCTCGCCGGTGGTGTACTGGTTCCGATCAACACCCGGCTGGCCCCGGCCGAAGTCCGGTACATCTGCGACCACGCCGACATCGGCATTCTGTTCGGTGAACAGGACCTGATCCTCGCCTGCCGTCGCACCCTGGGCAGCGCCGGGCTGGTGGATACCTTCGTACTCATCCACAATGAGGACGGCTCACAGCCCCAACCCCAGTTCCCCGACTCCGGTGTGGTCACCACCTTCGATGACTTCATCGCCGGCGGTGACGAAGGGAACGGGGGCGATGCCGACGTCCGGCTGACTTTCACTGTCGTCGACGAGGATGCGGCGATCGCCATCAACTACACCTCCGGCACCACCGGACGCCCGAAGGGCGTCGTCTACACCCACCGCGGTGCCTACCTCGCGGCCCTCGGCATGGTGATGACGCACAACTACACCCGCGACACCGTGTATCTGTGGACCTTGCCGATGTTCCATTGCTCCGGCTGGTGCACCGGCTGGGCCGCAATGGCCGCCACGTCGACACAGATCGCACTACGCGCCGTACGCGGCCCGGAGATCTGGCGTCTCATCGACGACGAAGGCGTGAGCAGCCTGTGCGGCGCACCGGCGGTCCTGGCGACGATCGTCGGCTCCGACGACGCACACCCGGTCACCAACCTGTCGATCGCCACGGCCGGAGCTCCGCCGAGCCCGACGGTGATCAGCGCCTGTGAAGACCTCGGCATCGACGTCATCCATGTCTACGGACTCACGGAGACCTACGGCCCCACAGTCGCCTGTGCCCCGCAACCGGAGTGGTCCGCACTGAGTACGGCAGAGCGGGCGACACTGAAATCACGCCAAGGCCTGGCGATGGTCACCAGTGAAGAGGTTCGCGTGGTCGAGCAGGTCGCAAAGAACGCGCCGCAGGACGTGACGTTGGTCGATGTGCCGCCGGACGGAGAGACGATGGGTGAAGTGGTGATGCGCGGCAATATCGTCATGCGCGAGTACTTCCACAACCCGGACGCCACCGCAGAGGCTTTCCTCGGCGGGTGGTTCCATTCCGGGGACCTGGCGATGAAACACCCCGACGGTTACATCCAGGTCCTCGACCGGGCCAAGGACGTGGTGATCTCCGGTGGGGAGAACATCTCCACCATTGAGGTGGAACAGGCGATCATCAGCCACCCGTCGGTCGCCGATGTCTCCGTCATCGGCGTCCCCGACGACACATGGGGCGAAGCGCTACGTGCCTATGTCGTCCTCTCCCCCGGGGTCGAGCCGGACGCGACACTCGAGCAGGCGGTGATCGACCACTGCCGCGGCCTGATCGCCGGCTACAAGGTCCCGCGCGACTACCGTGTCATCGAGGAGCTACCCCGGACGTCGACGGGGAAGGTCCGGAAAAACGTGCTGCGTGACGAGGCAGGTAGCGAGAACCAGGGAGAGAATCCACCCGGGGCACGACGCGGTCCA